The Fimbriimonas ginsengisoli Gsoil 348 genome window below encodes:
- a CDS encoding SMP-30/gluconolactonase/LRE family protein — MTSMSGIIEPGATLQQLGTGYSFTEGPAVDKHGNVYFTDQPNDRIMRWDVDGTITEWKKPAGRSNGMTFDHKGNLISCADGGNELWSIAPDGKVTVLVKDFGGKLLNGPNDVWVRPDNGMYFTDPLYVRDYWTRDPAMQQTGRNVYFLSADHKVLRPVDVDMKQPNGLVGTKDGKTLYVSDIDGGKTYRYHIEPDGSLSQKHLFCELGSDGMTLDNEGNLYLTGHGVTVFDKTGKQIEHIDIKEGWTANITFAGKDRHLLFITASKSVYGLRMRVHGIQ, encoded by the coding sequence ATGACATCGATGTCGGGGATTATCGAGCCGGGGGCGACGCTTCAGCAGCTTGGGACCGGATATTCCTTCACCGAAGGACCGGCGGTCGACAAACACGGGAATGTGTACTTCACCGACCAGCCGAACGACCGGATCATGCGCTGGGACGTCGACGGGACGATCACGGAGTGGAAGAAGCCGGCCGGCCGGTCCAACGGAATGACGTTCGACCACAAAGGAAACCTGATCTCCTGCGCCGACGGCGGCAACGAGCTCTGGAGCATCGCGCCCGATGGCAAGGTAACGGTTTTGGTCAAGGACTTCGGCGGCAAGCTGCTGAACGGACCGAACGACGTCTGGGTCCGCCCCGATAACGGCATGTATTTCACCGATCCACTCTACGTCCGCGACTATTGGACCCGAGACCCGGCGATGCAGCAAACCGGCCGTAACGTCTATTTCCTCTCCGCCGACCATAAGGTGCTGCGGCCGGTGGACGTCGACATGAAGCAGCCGAACGGACTGGTGGGAACGAAGGACGGCAAAACGCTCTACGTGAGCGACATCGACGGTGGCAAGACCTACCGTTACCACATCGAGCCGGATGGCTCGCTCAGCCAGAAGCACCTCTTCTGCGAGCTCGGCTCCGACGGAATGACCCTCGACAACGAAGGAAACCTGTACCTAACTGGCCACGGCGTCACCGTCTTCGACAAGACCGGAAAGCAGATCGAGCACATCGACATCAAGGAAGGTTGGACCGCGAACATCACCTTCGCCGGCAAAGACCGCCATCTTCTCTTCATCACCGCCAGCAAAAGCGTTTATGGCCTGCGAATGCGGGTGCACGGCATTCAGTAG
- the ychF gene encoding redox-regulated ATPase YchF, translated as MLRAGNVGLPNVGKSTLFNAVVANAKAQAANFPFCTIEPNVGVVAVPDNRLNVLAGITGSIDTIPARLEFVDIAGLVKGASQGEGLGNQFLANIREVDAIVHVVRCFEDDDIIHVAGSVDPERDIEIINIELALADMSQAERRLDKARKELRTKKEAQVEVDALEKIVPMLQEGLPARLANLTDDERFSIRSLGLLTLKPVIYAANVSEDDLAEGNAYVEKVRAIAAHEGAQVVVISAQVESELAELPESDRAEFLESLGAKEGGLASLIRATYDLLGLQTYFTTGPKETRAWTITKGMTAPQAAGVIHSDFERGFIRAETVAYTNLVQSGSMAAAKEKGLVGSEGRDYVVREGDVMLFRFNV; from the coding sequence ATGCTAAGAGCCGGTAACGTCGGCCTTCCGAACGTCGGAAAGTCGACTCTTTTTAATGCGGTCGTCGCCAATGCCAAGGCCCAAGCCGCCAATTTCCCTTTCTGCACCATCGAGCCGAACGTGGGCGTCGTAGCGGTGCCCGACAATCGCCTGAACGTGCTGGCCGGCATTACCGGCTCGATCGACACGATTCCGGCCCGGCTGGAATTCGTCGACATCGCCGGCTTGGTAAAGGGCGCGAGTCAGGGGGAAGGTCTTGGAAACCAGTTCCTGGCCAACATCCGCGAGGTGGACGCCATCGTGCACGTGGTCCGGTGTTTCGAGGACGACGACATCATCCATGTCGCCGGCTCGGTAGATCCCGAACGCGATATCGAGATCATCAATATCGAATTGGCGCTTGCCGACATGTCTCAGGCCGAGCGCCGGCTGGATAAGGCGCGCAAGGAGCTGCGCACGAAGAAAGAGGCCCAGGTCGAAGTCGACGCGCTCGAGAAGATCGTGCCGATGCTTCAAGAGGGGCTGCCGGCGCGGTTAGCGAATCTGACGGACGACGAGCGGTTCTCCATCCGCTCCTTGGGGCTACTGACGCTCAAGCCAGTGATCTACGCCGCCAACGTCTCGGAAGACGATCTTGCCGAGGGGAACGCCTACGTGGAGAAGGTTCGTGCAATCGCCGCCCATGAAGGCGCGCAAGTGGTCGTGATCTCGGCCCAAGTCGAATCAGAGTTGGCCGAGCTTCCGGAATCCGACCGAGCCGAATTCTTAGAGTCGCTGGGAGCGAAGGAAGGCGGTTTGGCGTCCCTCATCCGGGCAACCTACGATCTCCTAGGACTACAAACCTACTTCACCACCGGGCCGAAAGAAACGCGCGCCTGGACCATTACCAAGGGGATGACCGCCCCGCAAGCCGCGGGAGTCATTCACTCCGACTTCGAGCGAGGGTTCATCCGCGCCGAGACCGTCGCGTACACCAACCTTGTCCAGTCCGGCTCGATGGCGGCGGCGAAGGAGAAGGGTTTGGTCGGAAGCGAAGGGCGCGATTACGTGGTCCGAGAAGGGGACGTTATGCTGTTCCGCTTCAACGTCTAG
- a CDS encoding BTAD domain-containing putative transcriptional regulator: MNSIEIGPRLCLFGRPRLLAGGRVIDGFLTKRSAFILARLAISHQRQMSRAQLAEVLWPEDGYDASRLRLRQELSRLRKVLEEYEGILVATGEFIRLDTTDFELDIEEFERCARATRETSDPKRLESNLRRVVEIGSEPFMAEADEDWIRVERIRLNVIRYGALVDLGTAQIEAGNPEEALAMARDAITMVPEREGAHLLAVRALEDLGHRADALSQFDILRSIVKDRRGGRLSTNAEGVAASLVPTRADPAVGLRFQFPAPVEPLYGRDVQLQQVVERLDPSNPEIRLLSILGMGGIGKTHLLRHSCSRLSSPYSGRVAFVDLSDLDDSSLVPTTILHSLGLGYAPTDDPTTRLIRVLSTAPVLLALDNLEQFGPAIAPLLRRLLSEVPALRILAGSRVALQISGEYRLTLPPLPLPHESAERQEAETSPAMRLFLKAVEADQIGPGLRREDWPTISNIVRRMEGVPLGLQLAASRMRTLGPATLLQDLDEGLNLLVNRREDAPERHRSLRNAVVGSFSYLDPKLREALASLSVFRGGWTLDAAEQVCGIADPTRTMERLIDASLVYIATEGPRIRFRMLETIREHAIELLDENKSDLLKQRVVAWLVDRSHLVASELVGDAVRQEIDRLVPEIDNLREALTYSLDHDIESALIFGGNLPSFWLYRTNGYEAHQFYIQLFERCGDAPPSPPLLRAAYGYALIAHFLQTPNRPEVYERGLSIGRQIGNLSYEVKLRVFQAFFAQNSIQYDECRAILEGIDRFVEENDAFESAGFVDRIKGMFLHYQGQPELAIKHFRDATSWFNSRGELFYQVRTRVNFALAALDASDIDLAQAVLAGLDEQAAEIGFTLLVPAIAVAQGRTDLLRGRLDQAVSAFEKSISGWQEMGSTFQEGDVWTALGRTYLEQGRLAEANAAFGNSARLWKTGYPVALAVALCGLAAVQYRIGEPARAARMLAVTRREWADAGAKLIPFHAEFANRLEADLLSTLGIEALETPTLTLEEAVLLGRSLPD; the protein is encoded by the coding sequence ATGAATTCGATCGAGATAGGACCCCGGCTCTGTCTCTTCGGCCGACCCCGCCTCCTCGCCGGCGGGCGCGTTATCGACGGGTTTCTCACGAAGCGAAGCGCCTTCATCCTCGCCCGGCTCGCAATCTCGCATCAGCGGCAGATGTCGAGAGCCCAGCTTGCCGAAGTGCTCTGGCCGGAAGATGGGTACGACGCCAGCCGCCTGAGGCTCCGGCAAGAGCTCTCTCGCCTCAGAAAGGTGTTGGAAGAATACGAGGGAATCCTCGTAGCCACCGGCGAATTCATCCGGCTCGACACGACCGACTTCGAGCTCGACATCGAGGAGTTCGAGCGATGCGCCCGGGCCACCCGCGAAACCTCCGATCCTAAACGTCTCGAGTCCAACCTGCGAAGAGTGGTAGAGATCGGCTCCGAACCGTTCATGGCAGAAGCCGACGAGGACTGGATCCGCGTCGAGCGGATCCGCCTCAACGTCATCCGTTACGGCGCACTCGTCGACCTGGGGACGGCCCAGATTGAGGCTGGAAATCCCGAAGAGGCATTGGCGATGGCCCGCGATGCCATCACCATGGTTCCGGAGCGAGAGGGAGCCCATCTCTTGGCGGTTCGAGCCTTGGAAGATCTTGGCCATCGGGCGGACGCGCTTAGCCAGTTCGACATTCTTCGAAGCATCGTCAAAGACCGGCGAGGCGGACGCCTGTCGACCAATGCGGAAGGGGTGGCGGCATCGCTGGTCCCCACCCGCGCCGACCCCGCGGTGGGACTTAGATTCCAGTTCCCGGCCCCGGTCGAGCCGCTGTATGGGCGCGACGTTCAACTGCAGCAAGTCGTCGAGCGTCTCGACCCGTCCAACCCCGAAATTAGGCTCCTGAGCATCCTCGGCATGGGAGGGATCGGCAAGACCCACCTGCTTCGCCACTCATGCTCGAGGCTCTCGAGCCCCTACAGTGGACGTGTCGCCTTCGTCGATCTCTCGGATTTGGACGATTCGTCCCTCGTGCCCACCACGATCCTGCACTCGCTCGGTCTGGGATACGCCCCGACCGACGATCCGACGACCCGGCTGATCCGAGTTCTTTCCACGGCTCCGGTGCTTCTCGCCCTCGATAACCTGGAGCAATTCGGCCCGGCGATCGCCCCCCTCCTCCGCCGTCTCCTCAGCGAAGTGCCGGCATTGCGGATCCTGGCCGGGAGCCGCGTTGCGCTGCAGATATCGGGCGAATACCGCTTGACTCTTCCCCCACTTCCCCTCCCCCACGAATCGGCCGAACGGCAGGAGGCGGAGACCTCGCCGGCAATGCGGCTCTTCCTGAAGGCGGTAGAAGCGGATCAGATCGGCCCCGGCCTCCGGCGCGAGGACTGGCCCACGATCTCCAATATCGTCCGCCGCATGGAAGGGGTCCCGCTTGGGCTTCAGCTCGCCGCCTCGCGGATGCGAACGCTCGGCCCGGCCACACTTTTGCAGGATCTAGACGAAGGTTTGAACCTTCTGGTCAACCGTCGCGAGGACGCGCCGGAGCGTCACCGGAGCCTTCGAAACGCGGTCGTGGGCAGCTTCAGCTACCTGGACCCTAAGCTGCGCGAGGCGCTTGCTTCGCTCTCCGTGTTCCGCGGCGGCTGGACCCTGGACGCGGCGGAGCAAGTTTGCGGGATCGCCGATCCCACCCGGACGATGGAGCGGCTCATCGATGCCTCCCTGGTCTACATCGCCACCGAAGGGCCTCGAATTCGCTTCCGGATGCTGGAGACCATCCGCGAACATGCCATCGAGCTGCTTGACGAAAATAAGAGCGATCTTCTCAAGCAGCGAGTCGTGGCCTGGCTGGTCGACCGATCCCACCTCGTAGCCTCGGAGTTGGTGGGAGACGCGGTCCGGCAGGAGATCGACCGGCTGGTACCGGAAATCGACAACCTTCGGGAGGCGCTGACCTACTCCCTTGACCACGACATTGAGTCGGCTCTCATTTTTGGCGGCAACTTGCCATCCTTTTGGCTCTATCGAACCAACGGCTACGAAGCCCATCAGTTCTACATTCAGCTCTTCGAACGGTGTGGGGATGCTCCGCCTTCCCCGCCGCTCTTGCGCGCGGCCTACGGGTACGCGTTGATCGCGCATTTCCTTCAGACCCCTAACCGGCCGGAGGTCTACGAGCGCGGCCTAAGCATTGGCCGGCAAATCGGCAATCTGTCCTATGAAGTCAAACTTCGGGTTTTTCAGGCGTTCTTCGCCCAAAACTCGATCCAATACGACGAGTGCCGGGCGATCTTGGAGGGGATCGATCGATTCGTCGAGGAAAACGACGCCTTTGAAAGCGCCGGATTCGTGGATAGGATCAAGGGAATGTTCCTCCACTACCAGGGGCAGCCCGAACTCGCGATCAAGCATTTTCGAGACGCGACCTCTTGGTTCAACTCCCGCGGTGAGCTCTTCTACCAAGTTCGGACAAGGGTGAATTTTGCGCTTGCCGCCCTCGACGCCAGCGACATCGACCTGGCGCAAGCAGTACTCGCCGGGCTGGATGAGCAAGCCGCCGAGATCGGCTTCACGCTTCTGGTGCCCGCGATCGCCGTCGCCCAAGGGCGAACCGATCTCCTGCGGGGAAGACTGGACCAGGCGGTGAGCGCCTTCGAGAAGAGCATCTCGGGATGGCAAGAAATGGGATCGACTTTCCAGGAGGGGGATGTTTGGACCGCATTGGGCCGAACCTACCTGGAGCAGGGGCGTCTTGCTGAAGCCAACGCGGCGTTCGGCAACTCAGCAAGGCTTTGGAAAACCGGCTACCCAGTCGCGCTGGCGGTTGCCTTGTGCGGCCTTGCGGCGGTCCAGTACCGAATCGGAGAACCGGCCCGGGCGGCTCGGATGTTGGCGGTGACCCGCCGTGAATGGGCCGACGCGGGCGCGAAGTTGATACCATTTCACGCCGAGTTCGCTAATCGGTTAGAGGCCGACCTGTTGTCCACCTTAGGTATCGAAGCCTTGGAAACTCCGACGCTGACGCTGGAGGAGGCGGTTCTGCTAGGGCGATCGCTCCCGGATTAA
- a CDS encoding UBP-type zinc finger domain-containing protein yields MKATICAHIQQLEELKTPKAHACEECLKIGSHWVHLRTCQTCGATLCCDSSPNRHASRHAAAENHPVAASAEPGERWLYCYVDEAYAEY; encoded by the coding sequence ATGAAAGCCACTATCTGCGCCCATATCCAACAGCTCGAAGAGCTGAAGACGCCCAAGGCGCACGCCTGCGAGGAGTGCCTCAAGATTGGCTCCCACTGGGTGCACCTTCGCACCTGCCAAACGTGCGGAGCGACGCTCTGTTGCGACTCTTCACCCAATCGCCATGCGAGCCGCCATGCCGCTGCCGAGAATCACCCGGTCGCCGCATCGGCCGAGCCTGGCGAGAGATGGCTGTACTGCTATGTCGACGAAGCATATGCCGAGTATTAA
- a CDS encoding flavodoxin family protein yields MPKLRATLINCSLKGANEKSSTQAMLNKVIEVLERRGVECKTIRAVEAGIKFGVESDMGPGDGWPPIRQQILDSQILVIGTPIWLGERCSVCQMVLERMDAMLNETNEQGQLPLYNKVAGVCVVGNEDGAQNVGAGVLYNLMQFGATIPPNAEAYWVGPAGGQDDFVDVAQDDKYVRKLVSYLGNNLVLIARMLQDNPIPAEGNRSEK; encoded by the coding sequence ATGCCAAAACTGCGCGCCACGCTCATCAATTGCTCCTTGAAGGGAGCGAATGAAAAGTCGAGCACTCAGGCGATGTTGAACAAGGTGATCGAGGTTTTGGAGAGGCGCGGAGTCGAATGCAAGACGATCCGGGCAGTCGAGGCGGGGATCAAGTTTGGCGTGGAGAGCGATATGGGGCCGGGTGACGGATGGCCGCCGATCCGGCAGCAAATCCTTGACTCGCAGATTCTGGTGATCGGCACCCCAATCTGGCTAGGAGAGCGGTGCTCGGTATGCCAGATGGTGCTCGAGCGGATGGACGCGATGCTCAACGAGACGAACGAGCAGGGACAGCTTCCGCTGTACAACAAGGTGGCGGGGGTCTGCGTGGTGGGCAATGAGGACGGGGCGCAGAACGTAGGGGCCGGCGTTCTCTACAACCTTATGCAATTCGGCGCGACGATCCCTCCCAACGCCGAGGCGTATTGGGTCGGTCCGGCCGGTGGCCAAGACGATTTCGTCGACGTCGCCCAGGACGACAAATATGTCCGCAAGCTTGTGAGCTACTTGGGCAATAACCTCGTTTTGATCGCGCGAATGCTCCAAGACAACCCGATCCCGGCGGAAGGGAATCGGTCCGAAAAGTAA
- a CDS encoding fumarylacetoacetate hydrolase family protein: MTILSRIQTPAGLRWTLDGRSLPSGLSLSFLLGMGREEMMRVLTALPTEELDGTAVAPIEPTQEVWASGVTYLRSSVERQAESSVADVYARVYEAARPEIFFKTLGRRVVGPGGKIRIRRDSDWNVPEPELVLVINRSGEIVGYTAGDDVSSRSIEGENPLYLPQAKTYDGSCAMGPGIVLAADDELGDVPIHLSVERAGSKIFAGDARTSQMKRSFADLVSYLVRETTFDDGVFLFTGTGIVPSQDFTLLPGDDVTIAVGDVTLRNAVS; this comes from the coding sequence ATGACGATCCTTTCCCGCATCCAAACCCCGGCCGGCCTCCGGTGGACGCTCGACGGCCGATCTCTTCCGTCCGGTTTGAGCTTATCGTTCTTGCTTGGCATGGGACGCGAAGAGATGATGCGGGTTCTTACCGCGCTTCCAACCGAAGAGCTGGATGGCACTGCGGTTGCTCCGATCGAGCCGACTCAAGAGGTGTGGGCGAGCGGCGTGACGTACTTGCGAAGCAGTGTGGAGCGGCAGGCGGAGTCCTCGGTCGCCGACGTGTATGCCAGGGTCTATGAGGCGGCGCGGCCGGAAATCTTTTTCAAGACGCTTGGTCGGCGAGTCGTCGGTCCGGGAGGAAAGATCAGGATTCGCCGCGACAGCGACTGGAACGTGCCCGAGCCCGAGCTCGTGCTCGTCATCAATCGGTCTGGCGAGATCGTCGGCTACACGGCGGGCGACGATGTGTCGAGCCGAAGCATCGAAGGGGAGAACCCGCTCTACCTACCCCAAGCGAAGACCTATGACGGCTCTTGCGCGATGGGACCCGGCATCGTTCTTGCTGCGGACGATGAGCTTGGCGACGTGCCGATCCACTTGTCGGTCGAGCGGGCGGGATCGAAGATCTTTGCGGGCGACGCCCGCACTTCGCAAATGAAGCGCTCGTTCGCAGACCTAGTTTCATATCTTGTCCGAGAAACGACGTTCGACGACGGGGTCTTCCTCTTTACCGGTACCGGCATCGTCCCCTCGCAGGATTTCACGTTGCTGCCCGGCGATGACGTGACGATCGCGGTAGGGGACGTCACCCTGCGGAACGCGGTCTCCTAG
- a CDS encoding YjhG/YagF family D-xylonate dehydratase: MDSLPNPDLYDVATTSPGPLGELPLTAEMLLDRPSGDLFGLSQDAGMGWDPAKLGGNEFLILSTLGGLRDVDGKPIALGYHTGHWEVGLLVRECAEELARQGAIPFAGFVSDPCDGRTQGTTGMFDSLPYRNDAAVVLRRLIRSLPNRRGVIGVATCDKGLPAMMMALAAMRDLPCAIVPGGVTLPPAHGEDAGKIQSIGARFSHGLITLKEAAEAGCRACATPGGGCQFFGTAATAQAVAEALGMTVPHAALAPSGQPIWLEIATRTALAMLELDRNGIDGKRILTDKAIENAMLVHAACGGSTNLLIHIPAIAHAAGLRRPTVEDWSRVNRMVPRLVDVLPNGPADHPTVRLYLAGGVPEVMLHLRRMGVLNTDCLTVSGKTVGENLDEWEGSERRQRVRQVLVEKDGVDPDDVISSPDQAAAKGLTRTLCFPVGNLAPEGSVIKATSIDPSVVGDDGVYRKRGPAKVFTSEHAAIAAIKSGGVKAGDVIVLTCCGPLGTGMEETYQLTSALKYLPFGKEVALITDARFSGVSTGACIGHVGPEALAGGPIGCVRDGDTIEIIVDRIHMTATVNVVDPPDFTSRPSRDDLSSHPLLPDDTRLWAALITASGGLWGGCVYDVEAIIGKLSGTGF, encoded by the coding sequence ATAGACTCGTTGCCAAACCCTGACCTGTACGACGTCGCCACAACCTCTCCCGGTCCCCTGGGGGAACTGCCGCTGACGGCGGAGATGCTGCTGGATCGCCCTTCGGGCGATCTGTTCGGTCTCTCTCAAGACGCCGGAATGGGGTGGGATCCGGCGAAGCTGGGCGGGAACGAATTTCTGATCCTCTCCACTCTGGGCGGACTTCGGGATGTCGACGGGAAACCGATCGCCCTCGGCTACCACACCGGACACTGGGAAGTCGGGCTCTTGGTGCGCGAGTGCGCGGAGGAGTTGGCGCGGCAAGGGGCGATCCCGTTCGCGGGCTTCGTGTCCGATCCGTGCGACGGCCGGACCCAGGGGACGACCGGGATGTTCGACTCCCTCCCGTACCGAAACGACGCCGCGGTCGTTCTGCGGCGCTTGATTCGCTCGCTCCCCAATCGTCGCGGCGTGATCGGGGTAGCCACCTGCGACAAGGGGCTGCCCGCAATGATGATGGCCCTGGCGGCGATGCGCGATTTACCGTGCGCCATCGTGCCCGGAGGAGTCACACTACCTCCCGCCCATGGCGAGGACGCGGGCAAGATCCAGAGCATCGGGGCTCGATTCTCGCACGGGTTGATCACCTTGAAAGAAGCCGCCGAAGCAGGTTGCCGAGCGTGCGCGACTCCCGGCGGAGGGTGTCAATTCTTCGGGACCGCCGCGACCGCCCAAGCGGTAGCCGAGGCGCTGGGAATGACGGTGCCCCACGCGGCGCTGGCGCCGAGCGGGCAGCCGATCTGGCTGGAGATCGCCACGCGAACCGCCTTGGCGATGCTGGAGCTCGACCGAAACGGGATCGACGGCAAACGGATCCTCACCGATAAGGCGATCGAGAACGCGATGCTCGTCCATGCGGCGTGCGGTGGCTCGACTAACCTCCTCATCCACATCCCCGCCATCGCCCACGCAGCGGGGCTTCGCCGGCCGACGGTGGAAGACTGGAGCCGGGTGAACCGCATGGTTCCGCGCCTAGTGGACGTTCTGCCGAATGGTCCGGCCGACCACCCGACGGTGCGTCTGTATCTGGCCGGCGGTGTCCCCGAGGTGATGCTTCACCTGCGACGAATGGGCGTGCTAAACACCGACTGCCTTACCGTAAGCGGGAAAACGGTGGGCGAAAACCTGGACGAGTGGGAAGGCTCCGAGCGGCGGCAACGGGTTCGCCAAGTTCTCGTCGAAAAGGACGGGGTGGATCCGGACGACGTAATCTCCTCACCCGACCAGGCGGCCGCGAAGGGGCTCACGCGCACCCTTTGTTTTCCGGTGGGAAATCTTGCGCCGGAGGGGAGCGTCATCAAAGCGACCTCGATCGATCCGTCCGTGGTAGGGGACGACGGCGTGTATCGCAAGCGCGGGCCGGCGAAGGTTTTCACGAGCGAGCACGCGGCAATTGCCGCGATCAAATCGGGCGGAGTCAAAGCCGGTGACGTGATCGTGCTCACTTGTTGTGGCCCGCTCGGGACCGGGATGGAGGAGACGTATCAGCTTACGAGCGCGTTGAAATACCTTCCTTTTGGAAAGGAGGTCGCGTTGATCACGGATGCGCGATTCTCCGGCGTCAGCACGGGGGCATGCATCGGGCACGTCGGCCCCGAGGCGTTGGCGGGAGGGCCGATCGGGTGCGTTCGCGATGGCGATACGATCGAAATCATCGTCGATCGTATCCACATGACGGCGACGGTGAACGTCGTCGATCCGCCGGATTTTACGTCGCGCCCGTCGCGCGACGACCTGTCGTCGCACCCACTCCTGCCCGACGACACCCGCCTCTGGGCCGCCCTCATCACCGCCAGCGGCGGCCTCTGGGGCGGGTGCGTCTACGACGTTGAGGCGATTATCGGCAAGCTCAGTGGCACTGGCTTCTAG
- a CDS encoding prepilin-type N-terminal cleavage/methylation domain-containing protein — translation MTRRGFTLIELLVVIAIIAILAAILFPVFAQAKEAAKKTTCASNLRQLGNAEALYLADHDDAYQPAYVSEGTYGSPVRNQLQRYAGSDEIFYCPGRADAGCMNLDGGQGRCYGYGYNWGFYNPWDDGIGLLKPVMPAPGIHDFILPGKPGSELTAPSTTFLYGDTWSTEEYRLAVFEQWNGAGSARHSGRLNYVYADGHCKSLAQRHGVTRPDQYVVGNKARTHEIGEGDTLSPTDLTSYCSAPESSDCTQIVAWFLANTTFDNEK, via the coding sequence ATGACAAGACGGGGGTTTACCCTTATCGAATTACTGGTGGTGATTGCGATTATCGCCATCCTGGCCGCGATTCTGTTTCCGGTCTTCGCGCAGGCCAAGGAGGCCGCCAAGAAAACGACGTGCGCGTCGAACCTGCGGCAGCTCGGCAACGCGGAAGCGCTGTACCTGGCAGACCACGACGATGCCTACCAGCCCGCCTACGTGAGCGAAGGGACCTACGGCAGTCCGGTGCGGAATCAGCTTCAGCGGTACGCCGGATCCGACGAAATCTTCTACTGCCCCGGCCGTGCCGACGCCGGTTGCATGAACCTTGACGGAGGGCAGGGCCGCTGCTATGGATACGGCTACAACTGGGGTTTCTACAACCCCTGGGACGACGGGATCGGTCTCTTAAAGCCGGTGATGCCGGCGCCCGGGATCCACGACTTCATCCTGCCCGGAAAGCCGGGTTCGGAGCTAACGGCCCCCTCCACGACCTTTCTCTACGGCGATACTTGGTCGACCGAGGAGTATCGCTTGGCGGTCTTCGAGCAGTGGAACGGCGCCGGGTCGGCGCGCCACTCGGGCCGGCTCAACTACGTTTATGCGGACGGCCACTGCAAATCGCTTGCCCAGCGCCACGGGGTCACCCGCCCCGATCAATACGTCGTCGGCAATAAGGCGCGGACTCACGAAATCGGAGAGGGAGACACGCTTTCGCCCACCGATCTAACGAGCTACTGCAGCGCGCCCGAGTCGTCGGACTGCACCCAAATCGTGGCGTGGTTCTTGGCGAACACCACTTTCGATAACGAGAAATAG